The Algoriphagus sp. TR-M9 genome has a window encoding:
- a CDS encoding DUF6702 family protein, producing the protein MQQFYISMISLGWLVFYHPFHLSLTEIAWNENTQHLEVSQKIFWDDLEIALGNFHEESIDFLNPANKEKLEDQINQYIRSKNKYWIEGREITMRYLGHEVEEDAAWFYFESEAVSKPSSIHVLNEILIDDFPDQKNIVQFFFDPQSPKSLILEKGQPEGKLTK; encoded by the coding sequence ATGCAACAGTTTTACATATCTATGATCAGCTTGGGATGGCTGGTATTCTATCACCCTTTTCACCTGAGTCTGACGGAAATAGCCTGGAACGAAAACACCCAGCACCTGGAGGTTTCGCAGAAGATTTTCTGGGATGATCTGGAAATAGCCTTGGGAAATTTTCATGAAGAATCCATAGACTTTTTGAATCCAGCGAACAAGGAAAAGCTAGAAGATCAAATCAACCAATACATCAGGAGTAAGAACAAATACTGGATAGAAGGACGTGAAATAACAATGCGCTACCTCGGTCATGAGGTGGAGGAAGATGCAGCTTGGTTTTATTTTGAGTCAGAAGCCGTTTCAAAGCCATCCAGTATCCATGTATTGAATGAAATTTTAATCGATGATTTTCCAGATCAAAAAAATATCGTCCAGTTTTTCTTTGATCCGCAAAGTCCAAAAAGCCTCATCCTGGAAAAAGGACAGCCAGAAGGAAAGCTCACCAAGTAA